In Trichomycterus rosablanca isolate fTriRos1 chromosome 4, fTriRos1.hap1, whole genome shotgun sequence, one DNA window encodes the following:
- the ecsit gene encoding evolutionarily conserved signaling intermediate in Toll pathway, mitochondrial isoform X1 — protein sequence MFYCNIATKGCSFTMKTSRFLLQIHHTRCISSLLKNQVKSSAIHALGPSVPQICHGQALRWLHCGSTLCRRRADNTSIQETLDHETDKKSKSLVTHDDLFERAAKDAKSKASFNRVIETFSKKDIRRRGHVDFIYAALKKMPEFGVERDLAVYNKLLDVFPKEVFVPRNFIQRMFNHYPRQQECGVQLLEQMENYGIMPNVETKVLLVQIFGPKSHPMRKYQRIMYWFPKFKNLNPFPVPYELPQDPVDLARFSLNRIANDLDAKITVYQLPSTDITETGEEITNSHIVGIQGPEQQSRLAKHNPNRPVFVEGPFPLWLRKTCVHYYLLRADPVPAEEKIEEELDPELTGPNQSFFYPQHIDLDLKVDLGDDHSFDVEDVVEGAVFAMCMTGQHDQATLAKWISGLQENNPMLGQIPTVFRLDSGLRELQRAEDVRHDAGQNQHSEPESDHTAEEEVVHSQRMKQ from the exons ATGTTTTACTGTAATATAGCAACG AAAGGTTGTAGTTTCACCATGAAGACCAGCAGGTTTCTTTTACAAATTCATCACACTAGATGTATCTCATCTTTACTGAAAAACCAAGTCAAGTCTTCAGCCATTCATGCACTTGGCCCATCAGTGCCACAGATCTGCCATGGTCAG GCGCTGAGGTGGTTGCATTGCGGTTCAACATTGTGCAGGAGACGAGCGGACAACACAAGCATTCAAGAAACATTAGATCATGAGACTGACAAAAAGTCCAAGTCTTTGGTCACACATGATGATCTGTTCGAGCGAGCGGCCAAAGACGCAAAGAGCAAAGCCAGTTTTAATCGAGTGATCGAAACCTTCAGCAAAAAGGACATCCGGCGACGCGGCCATGTGGACTTTATTTACGCCGCTCTGAAGAAAATGCCCGAATTTGGAGTAGAAAGAGACCTTGCTGTCTACAATAAACTTCTTGATGTGTTTCCCAAAGAGGTGTTTGTGCCACGGAATTTCATCCAGAGAATGTTTAACCATTACCCCCGGCAACAAGAATGTGGTGTGCAGCTGCTGGAGCAAATGGAAAATTATG GAATCATGCCCAACGTGGAAACTAAAGTTCTCCTGGTTCAGATCTTTGGACCTAAGAGTCACCCGATGAGAAAGTACCAGCGTATCATGTACTGGTTCCCAAAATTCAAGAATCTAAACCCATTCCCAGTGCCGTATGAGCTTCCGCAAGATCCAGTGGACCTCGCCCGCTTCAGCCTTAATCGCATAGCTAATGACCTGGATGCTAAAATTACAGTCTATCAG CTCCCCTCAACAGACATCACAGAGACTGGAGAAGAGATCACAAACTCTCATATTGTAG GTATTCAAGGTCCAGAGCAGCAGTCACGTCTTGCCAAGCACAACCCAAACAGGCCAGTGTTTGTGGAGGGCCCCTTCCCTCTGTGGCTCAGGAAGACTTGTGTCCATTATTACTTGCTCAGAGCTGACCCTGTCCCCGCTGAGGAGAAG ATCGAGGAGGAGCTAGATCCAGAGCTGACCGGTCCAAATCAGAGCTTCTTTTATCCCCAGCACATTGACCTTGACCTTAAAGTAGACTTGGGAGATGACCACAGCTTTGACGTTGAAGATG tggtGGAGGGTGCAGTCTTTGCCATGTGCATGACCGGGCAGCATGATCAGGCTACCCTGGCAAAGTGGATCAGTGGGCTGCAGGAGAACAACCCCATGTTGGGCCAGATTCCCACCGTGTTCCGGCTGGACTCTGGACTCCGAGAGCTGCAAAGAGCTGAGGATGTCCGGCATGACGCTGGACAAAATCAACACTCAGAACCCGAATCAGACCACACTGCAGAAGAGGAAGTAGTGCACTCGCAGAGGATGAAGCAGTGA
- the ecsit gene encoding evolutionarily conserved signaling intermediate in Toll pathway, mitochondrial isoform X2: MKTSRFLLQIHHTRCISSLLKNQVKSSAIHALGPSVPQICHGQALRWLHCGSTLCRRRADNTSIQETLDHETDKKSKSLVTHDDLFERAAKDAKSKASFNRVIETFSKKDIRRRGHVDFIYAALKKMPEFGVERDLAVYNKLLDVFPKEVFVPRNFIQRMFNHYPRQQECGVQLLEQMENYGIMPNVETKVLLVQIFGPKSHPMRKYQRIMYWFPKFKNLNPFPVPYELPQDPVDLARFSLNRIANDLDAKITVYQLPSTDITETGEEITNSHIVGIQGPEQQSRLAKHNPNRPVFVEGPFPLWLRKTCVHYYLLRADPVPAEEKIEEELDPELTGPNQSFFYPQHIDLDLKVDLGDDHSFDVEDVVEGAVFAMCMTGQHDQATLAKWISGLQENNPMLGQIPTVFRLDSGLRELQRAEDVRHDAGQNQHSEPESDHTAEEEVVHSQRMKQ; the protein is encoded by the exons ATGAAGACCAGCAGGTTTCTTTTACAAATTCATCACACTAGATGTATCTCATCTTTACTGAAAAACCAAGTCAAGTCTTCAGCCATTCATGCACTTGGCCCATCAGTGCCACAGATCTGCCATGGTCAG GCGCTGAGGTGGTTGCATTGCGGTTCAACATTGTGCAGGAGACGAGCGGACAACACAAGCATTCAAGAAACATTAGATCATGAGACTGACAAAAAGTCCAAGTCTTTGGTCACACATGATGATCTGTTCGAGCGAGCGGCCAAAGACGCAAAGAGCAAAGCCAGTTTTAATCGAGTGATCGAAACCTTCAGCAAAAAGGACATCCGGCGACGCGGCCATGTGGACTTTATTTACGCCGCTCTGAAGAAAATGCCCGAATTTGGAGTAGAAAGAGACCTTGCTGTCTACAATAAACTTCTTGATGTGTTTCCCAAAGAGGTGTTTGTGCCACGGAATTTCATCCAGAGAATGTTTAACCATTACCCCCGGCAACAAGAATGTGGTGTGCAGCTGCTGGAGCAAATGGAAAATTATG GAATCATGCCCAACGTGGAAACTAAAGTTCTCCTGGTTCAGATCTTTGGACCTAAGAGTCACCCGATGAGAAAGTACCAGCGTATCATGTACTGGTTCCCAAAATTCAAGAATCTAAACCCATTCCCAGTGCCGTATGAGCTTCCGCAAGATCCAGTGGACCTCGCCCGCTTCAGCCTTAATCGCATAGCTAATGACCTGGATGCTAAAATTACAGTCTATCAG CTCCCCTCAACAGACATCACAGAGACTGGAGAAGAGATCACAAACTCTCATATTGTAG GTATTCAAGGTCCAGAGCAGCAGTCACGTCTTGCCAAGCACAACCCAAACAGGCCAGTGTTTGTGGAGGGCCCCTTCCCTCTGTGGCTCAGGAAGACTTGTGTCCATTATTACTTGCTCAGAGCTGACCCTGTCCCCGCTGAGGAGAAG ATCGAGGAGGAGCTAGATCCAGAGCTGACCGGTCCAAATCAGAGCTTCTTTTATCCCCAGCACATTGACCTTGACCTTAAAGTAGACTTGGGAGATGACCACAGCTTTGACGTTGAAGATG tggtGGAGGGTGCAGTCTTTGCCATGTGCATGACCGGGCAGCATGATCAGGCTACCCTGGCAAAGTGGATCAGTGGGCTGCAGGAGAACAACCCCATGTTGGGCCAGATTCCCACCGTGTTCCGGCTGGACTCTGGACTCCGAGAGCTGCAAAGAGCTGAGGATGTCCGGCATGACGCTGGACAAAATCAACACTCAGAACCCGAATCAGACCACACTGCAGAAGAGGAAGTAGTGCACTCGCAGAGGATGAAGCAGTGA